The proteins below come from a single Mucilaginibacter mali genomic window:
- a CDS encoding DUF6265 family protein, which yields MKYFCLLAALFLLAAFTPIVQQDTFKPLHQLTGGTWKMKSAKGYYICEQWRKTNDTELSGRGFRVSGTDTTVEENVQLTMKDGYIFYIPTVNGQNEGKPVPFKLISSYKGVYTFSNPDHDYPQVVAYQFVSKDSINAWIDGNIQGNRKRVDFHYKRMN from the coding sequence ATGAAGTACTTCTGTTTATTAGCCGCTCTTTTTCTGCTGGCAGCATTTACTCCAATTGTGCAGCAGGATACCTTTAAGCCACTACACCAGTTAACCGGAGGAACCTGGAAAATGAAAAGCGCCAAAGGCTATTATATCTGCGAGCAATGGCGAAAGACCAACGATACCGAACTGAGCGGTCGCGGCTTCCGCGTGTCAGGTACGGATACCACCGTTGAAGAAAACGTACAACTGACCATGAAAGACGGTTATATCTTTTATATCCCTACCGTTAACGGGCAAAACGAGGGCAAGCCGGTGCCCTTTAAACTGATATCATCATACAAGGGCGTGTATACCTTCAGCAATCCCGATCACGATTACCCACAGGTGGTGGCCTATCAGTTTGTCAGCAAAGATTCGATAAACGCCTGGATAGATGGCAATATACAAGGCAACCGCAAACGGGTTGACTTTCACTACAAACGGATGAATTAA
- a CDS encoding nuclear transport factor 2 family protein: protein MRNKFFMACIVLGLSAAVNTSYATDGIAPSYKDVINNYIDGCMNGNAKKLDKVLSDDASVKIPRADVVLVHNREGLIAQMKADGATHQNCESKYEVLDKSDAIVIAKVDFKYNEFTQHNYITLEKNENKEWKITQVCRFFEDVKPKAEAMPDVTASTGKVGR from the coding sequence ATGAGAAACAAATTTTTTATGGCATGCATAGTCTTAGGATTGTCGGCCGCAGTAAACACAAGCTACGCTACAGATGGTATAGCCCCCAGCTATAAGGACGTAATTAATAATTATATTGATGGCTGCATGAACGGCAATGCCAAAAAACTGGACAAAGTATTAAGCGATGACGCCAGCGTGAAAATTCCACGCGCCGATGTAGTATTGGTACACAATAGAGAAGGATTGATAGCGCAGATGAAGGCTGATGGCGCTACCCATCAAAATTGTGAATCGAAATACGAGGTGCTGGATAAAAGCGACGCTATTGTAATTGCCAAGGTTGATTTTAAATACAACGAATTTACCCAGCACAACTACATTACCCTTGAAAAGAACGAAAACAAGGAGTGGAAGATAACCCAGGTGTGCCGCTTTTTTGAAGATGTAAAACCAAAGGCCGAAGCTATGCCGGATGTAACCGCGAGTACAGGAAAGGTGGGGAGGTAA
- a CDS encoding pirin family protein, giving the protein MQKLTPGQIYLADQRGVTQTGKLTRCCTFNYGDYADPHRKPFGSLLTLNDELYAPGQRVSYIATHALWSVIIPITGEVDWKDDLGHTGTVDVGQVQVRYLPAGNIIELNNPYNDEQINFLYLEFRADPLGLSTLLPKLYEFEFEGRQNQLIDVLQGEQPESLKQLPFKLHIARFDGREEALYPVPDGGLFFAFVIAGAFELQGRLMHQRDGLALWDLHEADMEALSNSAVILVLEMRK; this is encoded by the coding sequence ATGCAAAAACTAACCCCCGGACAAATTTACCTGGCCGATCAGCGCGGTGTAACCCAAACCGGCAAGCTGACCCGCTGCTGCACGTTTAACTATGGCGATTATGCAGACCCGCACCGTAAACCGTTCGGTTCGCTGCTTACGCTGAACGATGAGCTGTATGCGCCAGGTCAAAGGGTAAGCTACATTGCTACACACGCGTTGTGGTCGGTTATTATCCCCATCACCGGCGAGGTAGATTGGAAGGATGACCTGGGCCATACCGGCACGGTGGATGTTGGCCAGGTGCAGGTACGCTACCTGCCAGCTGGAAATATCATCGAATTGAATAACCCTTACAACGATGAGCAGATCAATTTCCTGTACCTTGAGTTCAGGGCCGATCCGCTGGGATTATCAACCTTGTTACCTAAATTATACGAGTTTGAGTTTGAAGGCAGGCAGAACCAGTTGATTGATGTATTGCAGGGCGAGCAACCGGAATCGCTGAAGCAATTGCCGTTCAAATTGCACATCGCCCGTTTTGATGGCCGGGAGGAAGCACTGTATCCTGTGCCCGATGGCGGTCTGTTCTTCGCCTTTGTAATAGCCGGTGCTTTTGAACTACAAGGCCGCCTGATGCACCAGCGCGATGGTCTGGCGCTATGGGACCTGCACGAAGCCGATATGGAAGCCCTGAGCAATAGCGCGGTAATACTGGTGCTGGAAATGCGAAAGTAA
- a CDS encoding ligand-binding sensor domain-containing protein, whose translation MKRISLHISRHFLAFALSACILLLCKLPAHAQRYTFTHYDIENGLIQSQVNRIYQDNNHRIWMGTLGGACRYDGMDFYGVSKASGLINNFVSSVFCDKQGTVWFGTNRGLACLKNQKLYNITPPAGLKEIWVSRLTQDASGTVWGIMYNHLFKVVGNRVVLQTINGMPNSVTTVKANGQGQLFAFVSGMGLYTLKGGTWQSVVLLPKEMQDIYGVKIVFDKLNANRIFLQSYRYLFTIENNTITSYATELLKDVHKGFLTMEQDAAGKIWIGTTGGAYCIDGDKLIAFDSHNGFSDASVSDIYRDSDDNLWLGTQGNGLYRYDGDDYVIYTQSDKAKESPIVMGLGFDQQQNVLLGIDGGGIARYNGKTIETLWLPADMPNSRKVECLYKDRNGLVWVGTSLGGIWQYDGRQFKMVKGTDRNSVTSIREDSEGQLWFATPSGPYYYDQQHVMQSVGLNIFSSSLLPLGKDSMLVGTQEGVALVVNKKLVPDFKIGRLGTTTILCMIKYKNLVLIGTDDDGLYIWERSTGRMRKYQVQGGLKANAIYSLAVDDHDLVWAGTGRGVSRFKLNTRSLDIEVISTGESKDRIVESNQNAIIYNNNKMILGTTKGLTVYNTALPTTTGPAPHIIINAIKLFGQDNSKSTIITNPKATDRLVLSSGQNHLAIAFLGVFLKSPESVTYQYRLNGLDDKFCAPVKNDMVDYPSLPPGHYTFEVRAIGGDGQVSKNTATFSFEITPPFYRTYIFQLGVILFLIFIGVLIQNILHQRKIKQERALEAMKREEKLKIRQQTAEDFHDDLGNKLTRITVLSDILDAKLAKDEPEQKKLVLQIKQNASALYNGTRDILWAMDPKSDNLYEVLNHIKETGIEIFEDTHVEFRFDGISEELSAIKLPMEYSRNITMIFKELLNNSLKHAEAHHVKVEFTQNDKDEATIRVSDDGIGFDPGTNKKGHGINNIKARAKRIDGQINCLSEKGQGAVTELTFRITKRA comes from the coding sequence TTGAAGAGAATATCACTACACATATCGCGGCATTTTTTAGCTTTTGCACTATCGGCCTGTATATTACTGCTTTGCAAATTACCCGCGCACGCGCAACGATATACGTTTACGCATTACGATATCGAGAACGGGCTGATCCAATCGCAGGTTAACCGGATATACCAGGATAATAACCACCGCATATGGATGGGTACGCTTGGCGGTGCCTGCCGGTATGATGGGATGGATTTTTACGGCGTATCTAAAGCCAGCGGGCTGATCAACAACTTTGTAAGTTCGGTTTTTTGCGATAAGCAGGGCACGGTTTGGTTTGGCACTAACAGGGGGCTGGCATGCCTGAAAAATCAAAAGCTATATAATATTACGCCGCCTGCAGGGCTTAAAGAGATCTGGGTATCGCGCCTTACGCAGGATGCATCGGGCACGGTATGGGGTATTATGTATAACCACCTGTTTAAGGTGGTGGGTAACCGGGTGGTGCTACAAACCATAAACGGTATGCCCAATTCGGTAACTACAGTTAAGGCTAACGGGCAGGGCCAGCTTTTTGCTTTTGTGAGCGGGATGGGCCTATACACCCTAAAAGGGGGAACGTGGCAAAGTGTTGTACTGCTGCCTAAGGAAATGCAGGATATTTACGGCGTAAAGATCGTATTCGATAAACTTAACGCTAACCGTATTTTCCTGCAGAGTTACCGGTACCTCTTCACTATCGAAAATAATACCATTACATCATACGCTACCGAATTGCTAAAAGACGTTCATAAGGGCTTTTTAACCATGGAGCAGGATGCCGCCGGCAAGATCTGGATAGGCACCACCGGCGGGGCGTATTGTATTGATGGCGATAAGCTGATCGCCTTCGATTCGCATAATGGTTTTAGTGATGCCTCGGTATCCGATATTTATCGAGATAGCGACGATAATCTTTGGCTGGGCACCCAGGGCAACGGCCTTTACCGGTACGATGGGGACGATTATGTGATCTATACCCAATCAGACAAGGCCAAGGAAAGCCCTATTGTGATGGGTTTAGGGTTTGACCAACAGCAAAATGTGTTATTAGGCATTGATGGCGGCGGCATAGCCCGGTATAATGGGAAAACGATAGAAACCTTATGGCTGCCGGCTGATATGCCCAACTCGCGCAAGGTAGAGTGCCTGTATAAAGATCGCAACGGCCTGGTTTGGGTAGGTACCAGCCTGGGCGGGATCTGGCAGTATGATGGCAGGCAGTTTAAGATGGTAAAGGGTACCGACCGCAATTCGGTAACCAGTATCAGGGAGGATTCGGAAGGCCAGCTTTGGTTTGCTACCCCATCGGGGCCGTATTATTACGATCAGCAACATGTGATGCAGTCGGTGGGGCTTAATATCTTCTCGTCGTCGTTGCTGCCATTGGGGAAGGATAGTATGCTGGTGGGTACGCAGGAGGGCGTGGCGCTGGTGGTTAATAAAAAATTGGTACCCGATTTTAAAATAGGGCGGCTGGGCACAACCACCATCTTGTGCATGATAAAGTACAAAAACCTGGTGCTGATAGGTACCGACGACGACGGGCTTTATATATGGGAGCGCTCAACCGGCCGTATGCGCAAATACCAGGTGCAGGGCGGCCTGAAGGCCAACGCCATTTACAGTTTGGCTGTCGATGATCACGACCTGGTTTGGGCAGGTACGGGGCGTGGGGTAAGCCGGTTTAAATTAAATACCCGTAGCCTGGATATCGAAGTCATCAGCACCGGCGAATCGAAAGACCGCATTGTCGAATCGAACCAGAACGCTATCATTTATAACAATAATAAAATGATCCTTGGTACCACTAAGGGACTTACCGTTTACAATACCGCGCTACCCACAACAACAGGGCCGGCGCCGCATATTATCATTAATGCCATCAAATTGTTCGGGCAGGATAATTCAAAGTCTACCATCATTACCAACCCAAAGGCAACCGACCGTTTAGTGTTGTCATCCGGGCAAAATCACCTGGCTATCGCATTTTTGGGCGTATTCCTGAAAAGCCCGGAAAGCGTAACCTATCAATACCGCTTAAACGGGTTGGACGATAAATTTTGCGCCCCGGTAAAAAATGATATGGTAGATTACCCATCGCTGCCCCCCGGGCATTACACCTTCGAGGTGAGGGCCATTGGTGGCGACGGACAGGTATCAAAAAATACGGCGACATTCAGTTTCGAGATCACGCCGCCGTTCTATCGCACCTATATTTTCCAGTTGGGGGTGATACTGTTCCTGATATTTATTGGGGTGCTGATACAAAACATCCTGCATCAGCGTAAAATAAAACAAGAGCGCGCGCTGGAAGCCATGAAGCGTGAAGAAAAGCTAAAGATCCGTCAGCAAACTGCCGAGGATTTTCACGATGACCTGGGCAATAAGTTGACGCGTATTACGGTACTGTCCGATATCCTTGACGCCAAACTGGCTAAGGACGAACCTGAGCAGAAGAAGCTGGTATTGCAGATCAAACAGAACGCATCGGCACTATATAACGGTACGCGCGATATTCTTTGGGCCATGGATCCGAAAAGTGATAACCTTTACGAGGTGTTGAACCACATTAAGGAAACCGGGATCGAGATATTTGAAGATACCCATGTAGAGTTTCGCTTCGATGGCATCAGCGAGGAACTATCGGCCATAAAACTGCCGATGGAATATAGCCGCAATATCACCATGATATTTAAAGAGTTGCTTAACAACTCGCTGAAACATGCCGAGGCACACCATGTAAAGGTGGAATTTACGCAGAATGATAAGGATGAGGCTACCATCCGCGTAAGCGATGACGGCATTGGCTTTGACCCCGGTACCAATAAAAAAGGCCACGGCATTAACAATATAAAGGCCCGGGCCAAGCGTATAGACGGGCAGATCAATTGCCTGTCGGAAAAAGGCCAGGGCGCTGTAACCGAATTAACCTTCAGGATAACTAAAAGGGCCTGA
- a CDS encoding Sec-independent protein translocase subunit TatA/TatB, whose amino-acid sequence MNGFGGQEVLLMMIAVLLFIGAKRIPELMIRHEEKKKSMNNTGYR is encoded by the coding sequence ATGAACGGGTTTGGCGGACAAGAAGTGCTACTGATGATGATAGCCGTATTGCTATTCATCGGTGCGAAAAGGATACCTGAACTAATGATCAGGCACGAAGAGAAAAAGAAAAGTATGAACAATACCGGTTACCGGTAA
- a CDS encoding response regulator transcription factor — protein MERDIKIVIIEDDETIRTGYTFLIGNTDGYEVVNAYASYDEAANHLAADRPDVILLDIELPGTNGIEALPKIKKILPHCYVLILTVYESQKQIFDALANGASGYLTKGTPAVKIIESIKEVKEGGGPMSVNIARMVISSFMKNQDSPLSKRETQILELVVEGKSRSQIAKELFIDLETVRSHIKNIYLKLDVNSRADAIKTAKENKLI, from the coding sequence ATGGAACGCGACATAAAAATTGTGATTATTGAGGATGACGAGACCATCCGCACCGGCTACACCTTTCTGATCGGGAATACCGATGGATACGAGGTGGTGAACGCCTACGCCAGTTATGACGAAGCCGCCAACCATTTAGCCGCCGACCGCCCCGATGTGATCTTGCTGGATATTGAACTGCCCGGCACCAACGGTATCGAAGCCTTGCCCAAGATCAAAAAGATTTTGCCCCATTGCTATGTGCTGATCTTAACGGTTTACGAATCGCAAAAACAGATCTTCGACGCGTTGGCTAATGGCGCATCGGGCTACCTGACAAAAGGTACGCCTGCGGTGAAGATCATCGAATCGATAAAAGAGGTAAAAGAAGGCGGCGGCCCCATGAGCGTGAACATTGCCCGCATGGTGATCTCGTCGTTCATGAAGAACCAGGATTCGCCGCTATCCAAACGCGAAACCCAGATCCTGGAACTGGTGGTTGAAGGCAAAAGCCGCAGCCAGATAGCCAAGGAATTGTTTATTGATTTGGAAACGGTACGCAGCCACATCAAAAACATCTACCTGAAGCTGGATGTAAACTCCCGCGCCGACGCGATTAAGACGGCGAAGGAGAATAAGCTTATCTAA